A genomic region of Zea mays cultivar B73 chromosome 6, Zm-B73-REFERENCE-NAM-5.0, whole genome shotgun sequence contains the following coding sequences:
- the LOC100279112 gene encoding uncharacterized protein LOC100279112 (The RefSeq protein has 1 frameshift compared to this genomic sequence), producing the protein MACCCPSLPRLFLVLASTVDHLFSVGTLRMAIFALVLHLLSVSIFFHFFNNFLANVFSVHVRLQWRCVLHTCACSFSLCLCFFFFFFFSFLFLQLRKTYRPPGRFAPGRTRPSASVRPFLRGRAGPRGLSRRRVRPLGWARRRRWSLPAGKKKKKLRLYQPFQELMYPDLASKSNASVNEWMFCNGIRKESQIRAPAIFLLFSVMILVHLCTFTRFKKN; encoded by the exons ATGGCATGCTGTTGTCCTTCGCTCCCTCGTTTGTTTTTGGTTCTAGCATCTACAGTCGACCATCTTTTCTCGGTTGGTACTTTACGCATGGCCATCTTTGCTTTGGTGTTGCACCTACTCTCTGTTTCTATTTTCTTTCACTTCTTCAACAATTTTCTAGCCAACGTGTTCTCTGTACACGTCCGCTTGCAATGGAGGTGCGTGCTGCATACATGCGCATGCTCCTTTTCTCTCTGTttgtgtttttttttcttttttttcttttcttttctttttcttcagcTGCGCAAGACATACCGGCCGCCAGGGAGATTTGCTCCTGGCCGAACGCGCCCGAGTGCCTCGGTACGGCCGTTCCTGCGCGGCAGGGCGGGACCCCGCGGACTCTCCCGCCGGCGAGTGCGTCCCCTAGGTTGGGCACGCCGCCGTCGGTGGTCCCTGCCAGCCGGTAAG AAAAAAAAAAAACTTCGACTGTACCAACCTTTTCAAGAACTAATGTACCCGGATCTAGCCTCCAAATCGAATGCCTCTGTGAATGAATGGATGTTTTGTAACGGGATCCGTAAAGAATCGCAGATCCGGGCCCCCGCGATATTTCTGTTATTTTCTGTGATGATTTTAGTGCATCTATGCACATTCACGCGGTTTAAAAAAAATTAG